The following coding sequences lie in one Saccharopolyspora hordei genomic window:
- a CDS encoding MCE family protein, whose translation MFSRKTKVHLALILVLAVVGIGYTGGEYAGLGRLFGGDGFPVTVRLAESGGLFTNSEVTYRGVSVGRVTGMRLTEEGIDVEVHIDDSAPPIPADTRAVVANRSAVGEQYLDLRPQRADGPRLEAGSVIEQDRTELPLPPESLLVDLDRLVGSVPTDDLRTVVDEVGTAFTGTGTHLQRVLDATSSVVAAADQHLPQTTDLLTHADVVLRTQQEQTEEIRSFSSGLRQITGRLAASDPDLRGIVERAPEATHEVDALLASAATDFGVVAANMLTTMKLTEVRTAGVEQLLVALPVVSSFTHTLSPDGTGHLGLTLNFFNPMACTRGYEDTPRRPGSETSPGPVNENIHCAEPKGSVINVRGSQNAPRQPVPDPVPPPLPFTP comes from the coding sequence ATGTTCAGCCGCAAGACCAAGGTCCACCTGGCGCTGATCCTCGTCCTCGCCGTGGTCGGCATCGGCTACACCGGTGGCGAGTACGCCGGGCTGGGCCGGCTGTTCGGCGGCGACGGCTTCCCGGTGACGGTGCGGCTGGCGGAGTCCGGCGGGCTGTTCACCAACTCCGAGGTCACCTACCGCGGCGTCTCGGTCGGCCGGGTCACCGGGATGCGGCTGACCGAGGAGGGCATCGACGTGGAGGTGCACATCGACGACTCCGCACCGCCGATCCCCGCCGACACCCGGGCGGTGGTGGCCAACCGGTCCGCGGTCGGCGAGCAGTACCTGGACCTGCGGCCGCAGCGCGCCGACGGCCCGCGCCTGGAGGCGGGCAGCGTCATCGAGCAGGACCGCACCGAGCTGCCGCTGCCGCCGGAATCGCTGCTGGTGGACCTGGACCGGTTGGTCGGCAGCGTCCCGACCGACGACCTGCGCACGGTCGTCGACGAGGTCGGCACCGCCTTCACCGGCACCGGCACGCACCTGCAACGCGTGCTGGACGCCACCAGCTCGGTCGTCGCAGCCGCCGACCAGCACCTCCCGCAGACCACGGACCTGCTCACCCACGCCGACGTCGTGCTGCGCACCCAGCAGGAGCAGACCGAGGAGATCCGGTCCTTCAGCAGCGGGCTGCGGCAGATCACCGGGCGGCTCGCGGCGTCCGACCCCGACCTCCGCGGGATCGTCGAGCGCGCTCCGGAGGCCACGCACGAGGTCGACGCGCTGCTCGCGAGCGCGGCCACCGACTTCGGCGTGGTGGCGGCGAACATGCTCACCACGATGAAGCTCACCGAGGTGCGCACGGCGGGCGTGGAGCAGCTGCTGGTGGCGTTGCCGGTGGTCTCGTCCTTCACGCACACCCTGTCACCGGACGGGACCGGGCACCTCGGCCTGACGCTGAACTTCTTCAACCCGATGGCCTGCACCCGCGGCTACGAGGACACCCCGCGCCGGCCGGGCAGCGAGACGTCTCCCGGCCCGGTCAACGAGAACATCCACTGCGCGGAGCCGAAGGGCAGCGTGATCAACGTCCGCGGCTCGCAGAACGCCCCGCGCCAGCCGGTGCCGGACCCGGTGCCCCCGCCGCTGCCGTTCACCCCGTGA